The following are from one region of the Ketobacter sp. MCCC 1A13808 genome:
- the rrtA gene encoding rhombosortase, which yields MQTTEEKEAIAKKNFNEFFRQWWFSILVMILICITATFPQTIIQQLALVHDKVASGEIWRIITSQFVHLNSNHTMLNLVGYLIVSVSFREEISARREAIGLLICILGVGTGIFWLNSEILWYVGLSGAIWGMLTHYLIVGWQRAPMLSLLFAMYMAGKTIYEQFMGGTDSFTGQAIGGFVAVDSHLYGILTGMVIGVISLLINLKQSTNTIEKSSASSQ from the coding sequence ATGCAAACAACTGAAGAAAAAGAAGCCATCGCCAAGAAAAACTTTAATGAGTTTTTCAGGCAATGGTGGTTTTCCATTCTGGTTATGATTTTAATTTGCATCACCGCAACGTTTCCGCAAACCATCATACAGCAACTGGCATTGGTGCACGACAAAGTAGCCAGCGGAGAAATCTGGCGTATTATCACCAGCCAGTTTGTCCATCTCAACAGCAACCACACCATGCTCAACTTAGTGGGCTACCTGATCGTCTCAGTCAGCTTCCGAGAAGAGATCTCTGCCCGGCGTGAAGCCATTGGCCTGCTGATTTGCATTCTCGGTGTCGGCACCGGCATTTTTTGGTTAAATAGCGAAATACTCTGGTACGTGGGCTTATCCGGCGCCATTTGGGGCATGTTGACCCATTACTTGATTGTTGGCTGGCAGCGAGCCCCCATGCTCTCTCTGCTATTCGCGATGTATATGGCCGGCAAAACCATCTACGAACAGTTTATGGGTGGGACCGATTCGTTCACCGGACAGGCGATTGGTGGTTTTGTCGCTGTAGACAGCCATCTTTACGGCATCCTAACCGGAATGGTCATCGGTGTTATAAGCTTGCTAATCAATCTTAAACAATCAACTAACACCATAGAAAAATCCAGTGCTTCTTCACAGTGA
- a CDS encoding DNA polymerase III subunit chi: MTRVDFYILPEDNRISPLHYAARLVEKAFRRGHQIYIHTRDEEQTRLLSEQLWQRPQSFLAHDASDCGGPQGQAQKHHRIQVSHQGQPGLHSDVMVNLAGTIPDFFSRFERVAEIVPGKPESRSQSRQNFRFYQERGYALNSHSI; the protein is encoded by the coding sequence ATGACACGGGTGGATTTTTATATCCTGCCGGAAGACAACCGCATCTCGCCGCTGCATTACGCAGCGCGACTGGTTGAGAAGGCGTTCCGGCGAGGTCACCAAATCTATATCCACACCCGCGACGAGGAGCAAACCCGACTCCTTAGTGAGCAGCTGTGGCAGCGTCCACAGTCTTTTTTGGCCCATGACGCAAGCGATTGCGGGGGGCCGCAAGGCCAGGCACAAAAACATCATCGGATCCAGGTGTCCCACCAGGGGCAACCTGGCCTCCATTCTGACGTAATGGTTAACCTGGCCGGCACAATTCCGGATTTTTTCTCACGATTTGAACGAGTTGCGGAGATCGTACCCGGCAAACCGGAATCCAGGTCACAAAGTAGACAGAACTTCCGGTTTTACCAAGAAAGAGGCTATGCTTTAAATAGCCACAGCATCTAA
- the tgt gene encoding tRNA guanosine(34) transglycosylase Tgt, with amino-acid sequence MKFDLINTDAGARRGRLHFERGTVETPAFMPVGTYGSVKAVLPKEVADIGAHIILGNTFHLMLRPGTDIIKLHGDLHDFMQWRGPILTDSGGFQVFSLGKMRKISEEGVKFQSPVDGSPVFLSPEISMQVQRDLGSDIVMIFDECTPYPATEQQARDSMALSLRWARRSKVAHGDNPSALFGIVQGGMYENLRLESLAGLKEIGFDGYAIGGLSVGEPKEEMLAVLNYLQPHMPNDRPRYLMGVGKPEDLVEGVRRGVDMFDCVMPTRNARNGHLFTADGVVKIRNTVHKTDTGPLEEGCDCYTCNNFSRAYLHHLDKCKEILGSQLNTIHNLRYYQRLMAGLRSAIETGTFERFVADFYQRRGIPVPALG; translated from the coding sequence ATGAAGTTTGACCTGATTAACACCGACGCAGGCGCCCGTCGCGGGCGCTTGCATTTTGAGCGGGGCACCGTGGAAACACCGGCCTTTATGCCGGTTGGCACCTATGGTTCGGTGAAAGCCGTGCTGCCGAAAGAGGTGGCTGATATCGGCGCCCATATTATTCTAGGTAATACTTTCCATTTAATGCTGAGGCCAGGCACGGACATTATTAAATTGCACGGTGATTTGCATGATTTCATGCAGTGGCGCGGCCCGATCCTGACAGACTCCGGTGGGTTTCAGGTGTTTTCGCTGGGTAAGATGCGCAAAATTTCCGAAGAAGGTGTTAAATTTCAGTCCCCTGTTGACGGTAGCCCGGTATTCCTAAGCCCCGAAATTTCAATGCAGGTGCAGCGGGATTTGGGTTCCGATATTGTCATGATATTCGATGAGTGCACGCCTTATCCTGCAACGGAGCAGCAGGCCCGCGACTCAATGGCGCTGTCATTGCGTTGGGCCAGACGCAGCAAAGTGGCGCACGGGGATAATCCGTCTGCGCTGTTTGGCATTGTGCAAGGTGGCATGTACGAAAATTTGCGGCTGGAATCGCTGGCCGGTTTGAAAGAGATCGGTTTTGACGGCTATGCCATCGGTGGGTTGTCGGTGGGTGAGCCGAAAGAGGAAATGCTGGCGGTGTTGAACTATCTGCAGCCCCACATGCCTAACGACCGGCCTCGATACCTCATGGGGGTAGGCAAGCCGGAAGACCTAGTAGAAGGCGTGCGTCGCGGTGTGGATATGTTCGATTGTGTGATGCCCACTCGAAATGCCCGAAACGGGCATCTATTTACCGCGGACGGGGTGGTCAAAATCCGTAACACCGTACATAAAACCGATACCGGGCCATTGGAAGAAGGCTGTGATTGCTACACCTGCAATAACTTCTCCCGAGCGTACCTGCATCATCTGGATAAATGTAAAGAAATACTCGGATCGCAATTGAATACGATCCATAATTTGCGCTATTACCAGCGTCTGATGGCCGGTTTGCGTAGTGCCATTG
- a CDS encoding leucyl aminopeptidase, which translates to MDFKIKKSTPEKTKTDALILPVFEGATLGENGAAVNGATSNSLGSILKGGDINGKCGETLVLNSIDGISAQRVVLMGLGKAEDLNESGFRKAFSAAINAVKGTAAKDASVVIEDIRVNNRDATWLSRQIVELAEYATYTFNQFKSKDNHKNVKLKKLSLIYSAGENEALLTQGTKIGKAIANGMNFTRDLGNIPPNVCNPSYLAQEAKNLAKSDKNLTTTIVDEKEMKELGMGALLSVSAGSATPAKLIVMEYKGGKKSDKPHVLVGKGITFDTGGISLKPAPDMDTMKWDMCGAASVFGTMKAVLEMELPMNVIGVVAAAENMPGGKATRPGDIVTTMSGQTVEILNTDAEGRLVLCDALTYVERFKPASVVDIATLTGAVIVALGPFASGMMSSNEAVAEALEAASEYSQDKLWRLPLWDEYQALLDSPFADIGNIGNSGPKAGSITAACFLSRFTKAYPWAHLDVAGSAFVGSGPAKGGTGRPVPLLTQYLIGQSEA; encoded by the coding sequence ATGGACTTTAAAATTAAAAAATCCACACCAGAAAAAACGAAAACAGATGCTTTGATACTTCCTGTATTCGAAGGAGCCACTTTGGGGGAAAACGGAGCCGCTGTAAATGGTGCAACCTCAAACAGTTTAGGCTCAATTCTGAAAGGCGGTGACATTAACGGCAAATGCGGGGAAACACTGGTACTCAATAGCATTGACGGTATCAGCGCCCAACGCGTCGTATTGATGGGCTTAGGAAAGGCAGAAGACCTGAACGAAAGTGGTTTCCGTAAAGCCTTCAGCGCTGCGATCAACGCGGTAAAAGGTACCGCAGCGAAAGATGCCAGCGTGGTCATAGAAGATATCCGGGTCAATAACCGCGATGCTACCTGGCTCAGCCGCCAGATAGTCGAGTTGGCGGAGTACGCGACCTATACGTTTAATCAGTTTAAAAGCAAAGATAATCACAAGAACGTTAAATTAAAGAAACTGTCTCTGATTTACAGCGCCGGTGAAAACGAGGCGTTATTAACCCAGGGCACCAAGATCGGGAAAGCCATCGCCAACGGCATGAATTTCACCCGGGATCTCGGCAATATTCCACCCAACGTATGCAACCCCTCCTATCTCGCCCAGGAAGCCAAAAACCTAGCAAAATCCGACAAAAATCTCACCACAACCATTGTGGATGAGAAAGAAATGAAAGAATTAGGCATGGGTGCGCTACTGTCAGTCAGTGCCGGCAGTGCGACGCCTGCAAAGTTGATCGTAATGGAATATAAGGGCGGCAAAAAAAGTGACAAACCCCATGTCCTGGTCGGGAAAGGCATTACGTTTGACACTGGGGGTATTTCATTAAAGCCGGCCCCTGACATGGACACGATGAAATGGGATATGTGTGGTGCCGCCTCCGTATTCGGCACCATGAAAGCGGTGCTGGAAATGGAGTTGCCAATGAACGTTATTGGTGTGGTGGCCGCAGCCGAAAACATGCCCGGCGGCAAAGCAACCCGCCCCGGAGATATCGTCACCACCATGTCGGGGCAAACCGTTGAGATCCTGAATACCGATGCCGAAGGACGCTTGGTATTGTGCGATGCGCTCACCTATGTGGAGCGTTTCAAACCGGCTTCGGTGGTCGATATCGCCACGCTCACTGGAGCGGTGATTGTCGCTTTAGGCCCCTTTGCTTCTGGTATGATGAGCAGCAATGAGGCCGTGGCCGAGGCGCTGGAAGCCGCATCGGAGTATTCACAGGATAAACTCTGGCGACTGCCCCTGTGGGACGAATATCAAGCCTTACTGGACAGCCCTTTCGCAGACATCGGAAATATCGGTAATTCCGGCCCCAAAGCAGGCTCTATCACTGCAGCCTGCTTCTTATCCCGCTTTACCAAGGCCTATCCCTGGGCTCATCTTGATGTTGCTGGTAGTGCTTTCGTTGGCAGTGGACCAGCCAAAGGCGGCACCGGACGCCCAGTTCCCCTGCTAACCCAGTACCTGATCGGACAATCTGAGGCATGA
- a CDS encoding valine--tRNA ligase — translation MEKTFDPSAIETHWYQTWEAKGYFKPSGQGDAYSIMIPPPNVTGSLHMGHAFQDTIMDTLIRCQRMRGNNTLWQVGTDHAGIATQMVVERQLAAKGETRHDLGREKFLEKVWQWKAESGGTITQQLRRMGASLDWTRERFTMDDGLSNAVKEVFVQLYNEGLIYRGKRLVNWDPKLHTAISDLEVENVDQKGSMWHFRYPLSQGATTADGKDYIVVATTRPETMLGDTAVAVNPKDERYSNLIGKSIMLPLVNREIPIVADDYVEMEFGTGCVKITPAHDFNDYEVGKRHNLPLVNIFSVDAAILELAEVFNFDGSENTVVDRALPQAYRGDDRFVARKKIIADLESLGLLEKVEPHGLKVPKGDRSGVVVEPFLTDQWYVRVAPLAEPAIRAVENGDIQFVPKQYENMYFAWMRDIQDWCISRQLWWGHRIPAWYDTEGNVYVGRDEAEVREKHNLTGDVSLRQDDDVLDTWFSSALWTFSTLGWPEKTPELATFHPSSVLVTGFDIIFFWVARMIMMTLHFMKNEDGSAQVPFKTVYVHGLVRDAEGQKMSKSKGNVLDPLDIIDGIELETLVTKRTSGMMQPQLAAKIEKQTRKHFADGIASYGTDALRFTFLSLASTGRDIKFDTGRLEGYRNFCNKLWNASRYVMMNTDDEDCANDNKPVELSLADRWVISRLQKTEQQVAKAMDEYRFDHASQALYEFVWNEYCDWYLELSKAVLSNENATELAKRGTRRTLVNVLEAILRLAHPMMPFITEEIWQQIAPKAGAQGETIMLQAYPLADESKIDSDAEADIAWLQGIILAVRNIRGEMNISPGKALPVLLQQGNESDQQRFDAYQNLLLFLAKLESLSWLQPDQEAPMSSIQLVGDMQVRVPMAGLIDKDAEVGRLQKEIDKRQQEIKRVEGKLNNPKFVDRAPADVVEKEKQKIVEHQSALSQLQIQMDKIRAL, via the coding sequence ATGGAAAAAACCTTCGACCCAAGTGCAATCGAAACCCATTGGTATCAAACCTGGGAAGCCAAAGGCTATTTCAAGCCAAGCGGCCAGGGTGATGCCTACAGCATCATGATTCCACCACCGAATGTCACCGGAAGCCTGCATATGGGACATGCCTTCCAGGATACCATCATGGATACGCTGATTCGCTGTCAGCGGATGCGGGGCAACAACACCCTATGGCAGGTCGGCACCGATCATGCCGGTATCGCCACGCAAATGGTAGTTGAAAGGCAACTGGCCGCAAAGGGAGAAACCCGCCACGACCTGGGTCGAGAAAAATTTCTGGAAAAGGTCTGGCAATGGAAAGCGGAATCCGGCGGTACCATTACCCAACAACTCAGACGCATGGGTGCCAGCCTGGACTGGACCCGCGAACGCTTCACGATGGATGACGGCTTGTCCAACGCCGTTAAAGAAGTATTTGTGCAGCTATACAACGAAGGGCTGATTTATCGGGGCAAACGCCTGGTCAATTGGGATCCCAAACTGCACACAGCAATCTCTGATCTTGAAGTTGAAAACGTCGATCAGAAAGGCAGCATGTGGCACTTCCGCTATCCGCTCAGCCAAGGTGCAACGACAGCCGATGGCAAAGATTACATAGTGGTCGCTACAACCCGCCCCGAAACTATGCTCGGCGATACGGCAGTCGCAGTCAATCCCAAGGATGAACGCTACTCCAATCTGATTGGCAAAAGCATCATGCTGCCACTGGTGAACCGTGAAATCCCCATCGTCGCGGATGATTATGTCGAGATGGAATTCGGCACCGGTTGCGTAAAGATCACGCCAGCCCATGATTTTAACGACTATGAGGTCGGCAAGCGGCACAACCTGCCGCTGGTGAACATTTTTAGCGTGGACGCCGCTATTCTGGAGCTTGCCGAAGTATTCAATTTTGACGGCAGTGAAAACACGGTGGTGGACAGGGCACTACCACAAGCGTACCGCGGTGACGACCGGTTCGTGGCGCGCAAAAAAATCATTGCCGACCTGGAAAGTCTGGGCCTGCTGGAAAAAGTTGAACCGCATGGATTAAAGGTCCCTAAAGGTGACCGTTCCGGCGTCGTTGTCGAGCCCTTTCTAACAGACCAATGGTATGTGCGGGTAGCACCTTTGGCCGAGCCCGCCATCCGCGCGGTTGAAAACGGCGATATCCAATTCGTGCCCAAACAGTACGAGAATATGTATTTCGCCTGGATGCGGGACATCCAGGATTGGTGCATCTCCCGCCAGCTATGGTGGGGGCATCGCATTCCAGCCTGGTACGATACCGAAGGCAATGTTTACGTTGGGCGAGACGAAGCAGAAGTGAGAGAAAAGCATAATTTGACTGGCGATGTGTCTTTACGACAGGACGATGATGTTCTGGATACCTGGTTCAGCTCCGCATTATGGACTTTCTCGACACTAGGCTGGCCAGAGAAAACACCAGAGCTTGCCACCTTCCACCCCAGCAGCGTCTTGGTCACTGGTTTCGACATAATATTTTTCTGGGTTGCGCGGATGATTATGATGACCCTGCATTTTATGAAAAACGAAGACGGATCTGCTCAGGTACCCTTTAAAACCGTCTATGTTCATGGCTTGGTCAGGGATGCCGAAGGCCAAAAAATGTCGAAATCCAAAGGTAATGTATTGGACCCCCTCGATATTATAGACGGGATCGAACTGGAAACACTGGTAACCAAACGCACCAGCGGCATGATGCAACCCCAACTTGCAGCCAAGATTGAAAAACAAACCCGCAAACACTTTGCCGACGGCATCGCCTCTTACGGCACCGATGCTTTGCGCTTCACCTTTTTGTCCCTGGCCTCCACCGGACGGGATATTAAGTTCGATACCGGGCGCCTGGAAGGCTATCGTAATTTCTGCAACAAACTATGGAATGCCAGTCGTTACGTCATGATGAACACCGATGACGAAGATTGCGCAAATGACAACAAACCGGTGGAACTGAGCCTTGCAGATCGCTGGGTTATATCCCGCTTGCAGAAAACAGAACAGCAGGTCGCGAAAGCGATGGACGAATACCGCTTCGACCACGCCTCGCAAGCGCTTTACGAATTTGTCTGGAATGAATACTGTGACTGGTATCTGGAACTCTCAAAAGCGGTGCTCAGTAATGAAAATGCAACCGAACTTGCGAAGCGAGGCACCCGCCGCACACTAGTAAACGTATTAGAGGCGATCTTACGGTTGGCACACCCAATGATGCCGTTTATCACCGAAGAGATCTGGCAACAGATTGCACCCAAAGCTGGAGCGCAGGGCGAAACTATAATGCTGCAAGCCTACCCCCTTGCGGATGAAAGCAAAATTGACAGCGACGCTGAAGCCGATATTGCCTGGCTGCAAGGCATCATACTTGCGGTTCGAAATATTCGCGGAGAAATGAACATTTCCCCCGGCAAAGCTCTGCCAGTATTACTGCAACAGGGCAATGAAAGCGACCAACAGCGTTTCGATGCCTACCAGAATTTATTGCTGTTTCTGGCTAAACTGGAAAGCCTAAGCTGGCTGCAACCGGATCAGGAAGCCCCCATGTCATCTATTCAACTGGTTGGCGACATGCAAGTTCGCGTACCGATGGCGGGGTTAATTGATAAGGACGCTGAAGTTGGCCGACTGCAAAAGGAAATCGACAAGCGCCAGCAGGAAATCAAACGCGTTGAAGGCAAGCTCAACAACCCTAAATTTGTCGATCGGGCACCGGCAGACGTGGTAGAAAAGGAAAAACAAAAAATTGTGGAGCATCAATCTGCGCTATCTCAACTCCAAATCCAGATGGATAAAATCCGGGCCCTGTAA
- the lptG gene encoding LPS export ABC transporter permease LptG, which produces MKLLDKYIGSTVLMSVLMVTLIIVGLDATFAYLTELDDLGGNYGAGQALIFIALTLPRRIYEFMPVGTLIGCLIGLGTLANTSELTVVRAAGVSISRIVFAASRPVIWVVLLGLLLGQFVVPQTEQFAQSERARHLYLGESITSIAGYWYREGGHYTHIQVVQPNGVMYGISRFIFDDSNNLVQTDFSQRAIYQGDHWVLEQVRQTRISKDHTASERYQTLRWDNTTITPDVMSIVVLKPDYLSISGLYTYATYLETQELDSSSYYFSFWKKVLQPATTLVMVFIAISFIFGPLRSVSMGQRLMAGIIVGLLFHYAQQFLGHITIIFSIAPLMAALVPLLVCLFIGIYLLRRV; this is translated from the coding sequence GTGAAGTTACTGGATAAATATATTGGTAGTACGGTGTTAATGTCCGTTTTAATGGTGACTTTAATTATCGTTGGTTTGGACGCCACCTTTGCTTATTTAACCGAGCTGGATGATCTGGGAGGCAATTACGGTGCCGGTCAGGCGTTGATATTTATCGCCCTGACATTGCCCCGGCGTATCTATGAGTTCATGCCGGTTGGTACCCTTATCGGCTGTTTGATCGGTTTAGGCACACTGGCTAATACCAGTGAGTTAACAGTGGTCCGCGCCGCCGGTGTTTCCATCAGTCGTATCGTATTCGCTGCGTCCAGGCCGGTTATATGGGTGGTATTGCTAGGGCTGCTGTTGGGACAATTTGTGGTGCCACAAACCGAGCAATTTGCGCAAAGTGAGCGAGCCAGGCATTTGTATCTGGGGGAAAGCATTACCTCAATTGCGGGTTACTGGTATCGGGAAGGCGGCCACTATACCCATATCCAGGTGGTTCAGCCGAATGGCGTAATGTACGGAATTTCCCGTTTCATTTTTGATGACAGCAATAATCTGGTGCAAACGGATTTTTCACAGCGTGCCATTTATCAGGGTGATCACTGGGTGCTGGAGCAAGTACGCCAGACCCGCATAAGCAAAGACCATACAGCATCAGAGCGCTACCAGACCTTACGTTGGGACAACACAACGATCACCCCGGATGTGATGTCTATTGTGGTGTTAAAGCCGGATTATTTGTCCATTTCCGGGCTGTACACCTACGCCACCTATTTGGAAACCCAAGAGTTGGATAGTTCTTCCTATTATTTTTCTTTCTGGAAAAAGGTGTTGCAGCCAGCCACTACGCTGGTGATGGTTTTTATCGCTATTTCATTTATTTTTGGTCCGCTGCGCTCGGTCTCGATGGGGCAGCGTTTGATGGCGGGGATTATCGTCGGTTTGCTTTTTCATTACGCCCAGCAGTTCCTGGGGCACATCACCATTATTTTCAGCATTGCGCCTTTGATGGCCGCGTTGGTGCCATTGCTGGTTTGTTTGTTTATCGGGATCTATTTGTTACGTAGGGTTTGA
- the lptF gene encoding LPS export ABC transporter permease LptF, which yields MIIYRYLSRQLFWATIAVSSILTFILVSSRFLKYLSQAAVGKLEGGAVFMIMAYRLPDFLELILPLGLFLGILLSYGRMYLENEMVVLQACGVSQRRLVALSLIPAICMSLLIGYFAFFLSPWGAQKANNLIFEQQTRSGLDVLSPRRFHSTRDGSTVTYVEDIDSRAGVMKNLFIVNYDRENVGDEYSKVILMRATEGTYRIDDKGNRYLVMSNGVRFEVDPGSSVFAQTRYGEYTIKLEEKLVSQGAAEFQDRTTEDLLGDDSISARVELQWRLSLMIMVPIVVFIAVPLSRANPRQGRYLKMLPAILIYLAYLASMMSVKGGIEKGRIPAELGLYWVHVLFFGLGFLLNYWPSLRLKMSKKRMDRLEASAP from the coding sequence ATGATTATATATCGATATCTATCCCGGCAGTTATTTTGGGCGACCATAGCGGTCAGCTCGATCCTGACCTTTATTTTGGTTTCCAGTCGCTTTCTGAAGTACTTGTCGCAGGCTGCGGTCGGCAAGCTTGAAGGTGGTGCGGTGTTTATGATAATGGCCTATCGGCTACCTGATTTTCTGGAGCTGATCCTGCCTTTGGGTTTGTTTCTCGGCATATTGCTGTCCTATGGCAGGATGTATCTGGAAAACGAAATGGTAGTGCTGCAGGCGTGCGGTGTCAGCCAGCGAAGGTTGGTGGCGCTATCCCTGATCCCGGCTATTTGTATGTCGCTTTTGATCGGCTACTTCGCATTTTTTCTGTCTCCATGGGGTGCCCAGAAAGCCAATAATCTTATCTTTGAACAGCAAACACGCTCGGGCCTTGATGTGCTGAGCCCGCGCCGGTTCCATTCCACGCGGGACGGCAGTACAGTGACTTATGTCGAGGATATTGATAGCCGCGCCGGTGTGATGAAAAACCTGTTTATCGTTAATTACGACCGCGAAAATGTCGGAGATGAATACAGTAAGGTCATTCTGATGCGTGCGACAGAAGGCACCTATCGAATTGACGATAAAGGTAACCGGTATCTGGTGATGTCCAACGGCGTGCGCTTTGAAGTGGACCCGGGAAGCTCCGTTTTTGCCCAGACGCGCTACGGAGAATACACCATTAAGCTCGAAGAAAAGCTGGTTTCACAAGGGGCAGCAGAATTCCAGGATCGCACTACGGAGGATCTGCTCGGAGACGACAGTATCAGTGCGCGGGTTGAGCTGCAGTGGCGGCTTTCTCTTATGATTATGGTGCCCATAGTGGTGTTTATTGCTGTGCCTTTGTCGCGTGCCAATCCGAGGCAGGGGCGTTACCTGAAAATGCTGCCAGCCATTCTTATTTATCTTGCTTACCTCGCGAGCATGATGTCGGTGAAAGGTGGCATCGAAAAAGGGCGCATTCCGGCAGAGCTGGGGCTTTATTGGGTGCATGTGCTTTTCTTTGGGTTGGGCTTTTTACTGAATTACTGGCCTTCGTTGCGATTGAAGATGTCAAAGAAACGCATGGATCGCCTGGAGGCTTCTGCGCCGTGA
- the queA gene encoding tRNA preQ1(34) S-adenosylmethionine ribosyltransferase-isomerase QueA, giving the protein MKRTDYHFDLPEALIARYPAEQRSGSRLLNLNRQNGAIKDLQFKQLAESLNPGDLLVFNNTKVIPARLFGNKHTGGKVEVLVERIRSDNTCLAHVRASKAPKPGSSIEVEGGGSFQVEARDGDLFVLRCDQPSLLGWLQKVGHMPLPPYIDRKDESLDLQRYQTVYASTPGAVAAPTAGLHFDQPMLDRLAEKGIRTAFVTLHVGAGTFQPVRVEDIRQHNMHTEWLEVNQAAVDAVAETKAAGGRVIAVGTTSVRCLETASAKGGGAVAPYQGDTNIFIYPGYEFQVIDGLVTNFHLPESTLIMLVSAFAGREAVLNAYAHAVRQQYRFYSYGDAMLIL; this is encoded by the coding sequence ATGAAGCGTACTGATTACCATTTTGACCTGCCCGAAGCGCTGATTGCGCGATACCCCGCTGAGCAACGCAGCGGCAGCCGACTGCTCAATCTTAATCGTCAAAATGGTGCTATAAAAGATTTGCAATTCAAGCAATTAGCGGAATCACTGAATCCTGGGGATTTGCTGGTTTTCAATAATACCAAAGTAATTCCGGCCCGCCTGTTTGGGAATAAGCATACCGGGGGTAAAGTCGAGGTATTAGTGGAGCGTATACGCTCGGATAATACCTGCCTGGCTCATGTAAGAGCCAGCAAAGCACCCAAACCCGGTAGTTCGATCGAGGTAGAGGGTGGTGGCTCATTTCAGGTTGAAGCGCGCGACGGCGATTTATTCGTGTTGCGGTGCGATCAGCCTTCGTTGTTGGGTTGGTTGCAGAAAGTGGGGCACATGCCGTTGCCTCCCTATATAGACAGAAAAGATGAGTCCTTGGATTTACAGCGATACCAGACTGTGTATGCCAGCACCCCTGGGGCTGTGGCAGCCCCAACGGCCGGGCTTCATTTTGACCAGCCTATGCTGGACCGGCTTGCCGAAAAAGGCATTCGTACGGCCTTTGTCACACTGCACGTGGGGGCGGGAACGTTCCAGCCGGTGCGGGTTGAAGATATACGGCAGCATAATATGCACACGGAGTGGTTGGAGGTGAACCAAGCCGCCGTCGATGCCGTCGCTGAAACAAAGGCAGCGGGAGGGCGGGTCATTGCCGTTGGAACTACTTCGGTTCGTTGTCTGGAAACCGCTTCAGCGAAGGGTGGTGGAGCAGTGGCACCCTATCAGGGTGATACCAATATTTTCATTTATCCGGGTTATGAGTTTCAAGTGATTGATGGCTTGGTGACCAATTTTCATTTGCCTGAGTCCACCTTGATTATGTTGGTGAGCGCATTTGCCGGACGCGAGGCGGTGCTAAATGCTTATGCCCATGCGGTGCGGCAGCAATACCGTTTTTATAGCTATGGCGATGCCATGTTAATTCTTTGA
- a CDS encoding RDD family protein: MTDSSERTSYLEFPSASLFRRLASMVYDLLILVAMWLLIGFAHAAIRGVDNLENNDSLQYTLFPFLLGGTFLFYYWFWSRGGQTLGMRAWRLQVVDANLDGRPLRLAQCLSRFLIAILSLLSFGLGYIWVLVSPSGDSWHDSLSNTRTLVLPTEENKKVMPARRRR, encoded by the coding sequence ATGACAGATTCCTCAGAAAGAACATCCTATTTAGAGTTTCCCTCTGCAAGCCTGTTCCGTAGGCTCGCATCGATGGTTTATGACCTGCTTATTCTGGTTGCCATGTGGCTATTGATCGGATTTGCCCACGCTGCCATCCGTGGTGTCGACAATCTGGAAAACAATGACTCACTGCAATATACCCTGTTTCCGTTTCTGCTGGGCGGCACGTTCCTGTTTTACTATTGGTTCTGGAGCCGGGGTGGACAAACGCTCGGTATGCGCGCGTGGCGCTTGCAAGTGGTGGACGCAAATCTGGATGGCAGGCCGCTACGTCTGGCCCAATGCCTGAGCCGGTTTCTGATCGCTATACTGTCATTACTGAGCTTTGGTCTCGGCTATATTTGGGTGTTGGTCAGCCCGAGCGGGGATTCCTGGCATGACAGCCTCTCCAATACCCGCACATTGGTGCTGCCCACGGAAGAAAATAAAAAAGTAATGCCGGCCCGAAGGCGGCGATGA